AAATCATTGCATCATATAATGGAGTCATTCATCAAATTCTTCTCAATTCTTTGAGCTGATCCTACGCACAATAAAAACAAGGAGCCTCACTTGAAAACCTGTCGCGAATTGATTCGGAGTTGCAGCCTTTTTGCAACAATCTTTAGTATTTCTCTCCTGTTACCCGCCTGTAACCAGCAGAATGGGAACGGTAAAAAAACAGTTGCCTTCGTCACAAACGGAGTCGACCCGTTCTGGGTGATTGCCCAGAGAGGTGCTGAAAAAGCGGGTGAAGACCTGGATGTGAATGTCGAAGTGAGAATGCCCCCCCAGGGTGTGGCGGATCAGAAACGAATGGTTCAGGAACTGCTGGCTCAAAACGTCGATGGAATTGCGATCAGCCCGATTGATCCGGAAAATCAAAATGAGCTGTTAAAAGAAATCGCCGCGCGATCGATTCTGATCACTCAAGATTCCGACGCACCGGAAAGCCCACGTCAGTGCTATATCGGCATGGATAACTACACCGCCGGTCGCATGTGTGGAGAACTGGTCAAAGAAGCCCTGCCGGATGGAGGCGAGGTCATGCTGTTTGTAGGGCGTCTGGGTCAGGCCAATGCCCGTCAACGCAGGCAGGGTGTGATTGACGAACTGATGGATCGCTCGCACGACGGTTCACGCTACGACAAACCAGGTGAGGTCATCAAGAATGACAAATACTCTATTCTGGATACCCGTACTGACGACTTCGACCATCCGCAAGCCAAAGCGAATGCGGAAGACGCGATTGCCAATCATCCCAATTTAAAATGCATGGTCGGTCTGTTTGCTTACAATCCCCCGCTCTGCCTGGAGGCGATTCGTGACGCCGGTAAACTGAAAGAAATCAAGGTTGTCTCATTTGACGAAAATGAAGCCAGCCTGCAGGGAATCATGGATGGTACGGTCGTAGGCACTGTCGTTCAAAACCCTTACCAGTACGGCTACGAATCGGTACGCGTTTTGAAAGCACTCGCCAACGGTGACAAATCGGTGATCCCGGAGAACGAAATTCTGCACATTCCGGCTCGCAAAATCCGTAAGGACAATGTTGAGGAGTTCTGGACCGAACTGAAATCACTGCTCGGCGATTCTGCGAAAAAGGATCCGGGACAAACCGTAAACGAGACAATAAAATCTGCAAAGAAAACTGATCCGGGAGCAACACCAGACCCCCGTTACCCACAACAGCAGAAAGAACCGCA
The sequence above is a segment of the Gimesia algae genome. Coding sequences within it:
- a CDS encoding sugar-binding protein, with the protein product MKTCRELIRSCSLFATIFSISLLLPACNQQNGNGKKTVAFVTNGVDPFWVIAQRGAEKAGEDLDVNVEVRMPPQGVADQKRMVQELLAQNVDGIAISPIDPENQNELLKEIAARSILITQDSDAPESPRQCYIGMDNYTAGRMCGELVKEALPDGGEVMLFVGRLGQANARQRRQGVIDELMDRSHDGSRYDKPGEVIKNDKYSILDTRTDDFDHPQAKANAEDAIANHPNLKCMVGLFAYNPPLCLEAIRDAGKLKEIKVVSFDENEASLQGIMDGTVVGTVVQNPYQYGYESVRVLKALANGDKSVIPENEILHIPARKIRKDNVEEFWTELKSLLGDSAKKDPGQTVNETIKSAKKTDPGATPDPRYPQQQKEPQKDE